The following are encoded in a window of Solidesulfovibrio magneticus RS-1 genomic DNA:
- a CDS encoding autotransporter-associated beta strand repeat-containing protein translates to MLWAALFVLLAVGPARGATEQTVDKYTDDASTATTLRNALTKATDPFSNIIHFLHTITYSPKLTLTNGSLSITTPATLNPNDADVHEVTIAYDNGNSSQPVFSVSSSAAQFSLTGDAAIVIEASGKSFVTDISAPSSTLNIGAIGSNVTLTATATAPAYGEATGLYAAGDILVASGLAGTITTAVTGTGLAYGLRAANGISITGGLSANITSTVGVQGDAYGLSAGGVISITGGVSGNIAATGGGNGRAYGLHASDGIAIAGGLSGDITAKGEGSNSVYGLYAASGGITLTEGLSSTITATGLTGSSGSAYGLNASGAISISGGLSGQVAATAEGIGDAYGLKGAGIAITGGVSDTVKATANGSGNAYGLAGANISIAGGVSGSITSTATSGKAYGIYDSGNINGGDASTPLSISGSVTAEADNTANGYALYATGSVNLYVSGSITVTDGSAFPLGGYAIYAAGSDNVVTLTNTADLGDNWIHLGGGTLNLVGTGGTFSNITDGVTSLVIGGNGEAASWTVDSMLTSFGSLTVSSNASLTMDSIVTIAGDITLDGALTWKLTGNKAYAGIISGSGSLTKTGDYALTLSGANTYSGATTVSAGTLQAGAGDTFSANSSVTVASGATLDLNGYSQLLRSLAGAGSVTLGTDAATVLTINDYWANATFSGIISGSGGLAKTGIKTLILSGSNTYSGATVVTRGTLQAGATNTFSSNSAVTVDTEGTLALGGYSQTIGGLAGSGLVTLGSNAATVLTINTGASDSTYMGVISGSGRLVKTGSGTLTLSGSSAYSGGTTISAGTLAVATGNALGTGVVTLGGGTLQATTSLGLANAVVLTANSAVSTGAGIELTLSNSLSGSGNLTKSGSGTLILSGDNSAYSGAMTVSAGTLSIGSASNLGMGALTLNGGLLLTTADISSLTNNVTIGSSGGTFYTNGSNLTLAGTITGTGALTKSGYGTLTLSGANAYTGATTVNAGTLAVTGSLATSSITVASGATLDFSGSLTSLTSLTNSGTINLASSLTFSDADCIIISTGSILAASATDVAIQLGAGDDTVTLGPGATVRGIIDGGGGSNTLTLVGSVSLDGAVRNFQSLVKQDAGSWTISGDVDLGTGTLLVSSGALTLEGCVTASGATIASGATLVWSPTADTTFSGVISGDGALTKSGTGTLTLSGANTYTGATAITGGTLSISSVDNLQGTSGVTLAGGTLQATGTLTLNKSIALGSGGGTFEVANSGDTLTLSGVITDAVSGTAGSLTKTGSGTLYLTGNNTYTGGTNINGGTVNIVADANLGDASGGLTCNGGTLQIGADIVSSRDVTLNAGGGSFDTNGHDLTLNGTVSGSGGLTKTGVGTLTLSGDAAYTGATSIQAGTLSLGGSCSSSSIAVASSATLNFAPSKTVTYAGSITGSGQVTKTGVYALTLSGDNSGFTGDLTLAGGTLSVSNDNNLGASTASLAFNGGTLATTADMTIAQSIAVNAGGGVLDNTGNALTLASSLSGSGDLTLAGSGTTNLGATFDGSAYSGALSVSSGTLHLVSGESLGGTLSIASGATLNGVGTVGNLSVSGVISPGNSPGALTVTGDFVQSVTGVYVCQVTPTANDLIAVTGNATLSGTISIQPEYTYYNSGTVWTVLTTQTGSISGTYSTVTYGATPENWIFVPVYSANAVTITLVRQSYATSSTSSQASSVGAGLDAVAYNATGEMASLIKNLDYSYGTTTGYSPANALTNYALNVLSAEVYDVFSQNVFAAGRLLTSAQHAGLHEGEEGAGQGFASPLEIGPASLASQNNQYGLGLDTTSGGASSLSLGRFGVFVRPIGMRALQQGSSSQTGYAAVSCGITGGVTYRPFSELTLALAPGFVTQSINIHSEGGGQGTISDWSLGFLAAYRSGPWHADAGVRGAYNTFRSSRSLPLPSGSYTTKGNWEGWNVNVSTGGGYDFMAGDYTFGPLAAASWQWLHENAFQETGAGTLGQSIRARDTQALNTVLGARVARTFETPAGDVTPEVRVGWSTQWLGESQNIVASFIGSPGAAYQVKSANHAYHSALVDVGVSMRVSSKLSATARAGMELLRPGYGSQAASIGLRYTF, encoded by the coding sequence ATGCTTTGGGCAGCCTTGTTCGTGCTGTTGGCCGTCGGCCCGGCCAGGGGCGCAACGGAACAGACAGTCGACAAGTATACCGACGACGCCTCCACGGCGACGACGCTGCGTAACGCCCTTACGAAGGCCACTGATCCATTCAGCAACATCATCCATTTTCTGCATACGATCACGTATTCGCCCAAGCTCACGCTGACGAACGGCAGCCTCTCCATCACAACGCCAGCCACTCTGAACCCCAACGACGCCGATGTGCACGAAGTGACGATCGCCTACGACAATGGCAATTCGTCCCAGCCCGTATTTTCCGTTTCTTCTTCCGCAGCCCAGTTCAGCCTGACGGGCGACGCCGCCATCGTCATCGAGGCCAGCGGCAAAAGTTTCGTCACAGACATTTCCGCTCCAAGCTCCACCTTGAACATTGGCGCTATCGGCTCCAACGTCACCTTGACGGCAACAGCGACCGCACCCGCTTATGGCGAGGCAACCGGTCTCTATGCCGCTGGGGACATCCTTGTGGCCAGCGGCCTCGCCGGAACCATCACGACCGCGGTTACGGGTACCGGGCTCGCCTACGGCCTGCGCGCCGCCAACGGCATTTCCATCACGGGCGGGTTGTCTGCCAACATCACGTCCACAGTCGGCGTCCAGGGGGACGCCTACGGCCTGTCCGCCGGGGGGGTAATCTCCATCACGGGGGGGGTGTCCGGCAACATCGCCGCCACGGGGGGAGGCAACGGACGCGCCTACGGCCTGCATGCCTCCGACGGCATCGCCATCGCCGGCGGGTTGTCCGGAGACATCACCGCCAAAGGCGAGGGCAGCAACAGCGTCTACGGCCTGTATGCCGCCTCCGGCGGCATCACTCTCACGGAGGGTCTCTCAAGCACGATCACGGCCACGGGCCTGACCGGGAGTTCCGGGAGCGCCTACGGCCTGAATGCTTCCGGAGCGATCTCCATCTCGGGCGGACTGTCCGGCCAAGTCGCGGCCACGGCCGAGGGCATCGGCGACGCCTACGGACTCAAAGGCGCCGGGATCGCCATCACGGGCGGGGTGTCAGACACGGTCAAGGCCACGGCCAACGGCTCCGGGAACGCCTATGGCCTGGCCGGCGCCAACATATCGATCGCGGGCGGGGTGTCCGGCTCGATTACATCCACGGCCACTTCCGGAAAAGCCTACGGCATCTACGACAGCGGAAACATCAACGGCGGCGACGCCTCCACGCCGCTGAGCATTTCCGGAAGCGTCACGGCCGAGGCCGACAATACCGCCAACGGGTACGCTCTCTACGCCACGGGCTCGGTGAATCTCTACGTGAGCGGCTCCATCACGGTCACCGATGGTTCCGCCTTCCCATTGGGTGGGTACGCCATCTACGCGGCCGGTTCGGACAACGTCGTCACCCTGACCAACACAGCCGACCTCGGCGACAACTGGATTCACCTGGGCGGCGGCACGCTCAACCTCGTGGGCACGGGAGGCACTTTTAGCAACATCACTGACGGCGTGACCAGCCTGGTAATCGGCGGCAACGGAGAAGCCGCGAGTTGGACCGTGGACTCCATGCTCACCAGCTTCGGCAGCCTGACCGTCTCGTCCAACGCCTCCTTGACCATGGATTCCATCGTGACCATAGCCGGCGACATCACGCTCGACGGGGCCCTGACCTGGAAGCTCACCGGAAACAAGGCCTACGCCGGCATCATCTCAGGCTCGGGGTCGCTGACCAAGACCGGGGATTACGCCCTGACCCTGTCCGGCGCGAATACGTATTCCGGAGCGACCACGGTCAGCGCCGGAACCCTGCAAGCCGGAGCCGGCGACACGTTTTCCGCGAATTCGTCTGTGACAGTGGCCTCGGGGGCCACCCTCGACCTGAACGGCTACAGTCAGCTCCTGCGCTCCCTGGCCGGTGCCGGCAGCGTCACCCTGGGCACGGATGCCGCCACCGTGCTCACGATCAACGACTATTGGGCGAACGCCACCTTTTCCGGGATCATTTCCGGTTCGGGGGGCCTGGCCAAGACCGGCATCAAAACCCTGATCCTGTCCGGAAGCAATACCTACTCCGGCGCCACCGTCGTCACCCGGGGGACGTTGCAAGCCGGAGCGACCAACACGTTTTCCTCGAACTCGGCCGTGACCGTGGACACGGAAGGCACCCTGGCCCTCGGCGGCTACAGCCAGACCATCGGCGGACTCGCCGGTTCCGGCCTTGTCACTCTGGGTTCGAACGCCGCCACAGTCCTGACGATCAACACGGGGGCGTCTGATTCAACCTATATGGGCGTCATCTCCGGCAGCGGGCGTCTGGTGAAAACCGGCTCGGGTACACTGACCCTGTCCGGCTCCAGCGCCTACAGCGGCGGCACGACCATATCCGCCGGGACCCTGGCCGTCGCCACAGGGAACGCCCTGGGGACCGGCGTCGTGACGCTTGGCGGCGGCACCCTGCAAGCGACGACCTCCCTCGGCCTGGCCAACGCCGTCGTCCTGACAGCCAACAGCGCCGTCTCCACCGGAGCCGGCATCGAACTGACTCTCTCCAACTCTCTCAGCGGAAGCGGAAACCTGACCAAATCCGGTTCGGGCACCCTGATCCTTTCCGGCGACAACAGCGCCTACAGCGGAGCCATGACCGTGAGCGCCGGAACGCTCTCCATCGGTTCCGCCTCCAACCTGGGCATGGGGGCCCTGACCCTCAATGGCGGCCTGCTCCTGACAACGGCCGACATAAGCAGCCTCACCAATAACGTCACCATCGGTTCCTCCGGGGGAACCTTCTACACCAATGGCAGCAACCTGACCCTCGCGGGCACGATCACCGGCACGGGCGCCCTGACAAAATCCGGTTACGGCACATTGACCCTTTCCGGGGCCAATGCCTACACTGGCGCGACCACGGTCAACGCCGGGACCCTGGCCGTTACGGGCTCCCTTGCCACCAGTTCCATAACCGTGGCCTCCGGCGCGACGCTCGATTTTTCTGGCAGCCTGACCAGCCTGACCAGCCTCACCAACTCCGGGACCATCAACCTGGCCAGCTCCCTGACCTTCAGCGACGCCGACTGCATCATCATAAGCACCGGCAGCATCCTGGCCGCCAGCGCCACCGACGTGGCCATCCAACTCGGCGCGGGTGACGACACCGTGACCCTTGGCCCTGGGGCCACGGTACGCGGCATCATCGACGGCGGCGGCGGTTCCAACACCCTGACCCTGGTTGGCAGCGTCAGCTTGGATGGCGCGGTGCGCAACTTCCAGTCCCTGGTCAAACAGGATGCCGGTTCCTGGACCATCAGCGGTGACGTGGACTTGGGCACGGGCACCTTGCTCGTCAGCAGTGGCGCCCTGACCCTGGAAGGTTGCGTCACCGCTTCGGGGGCCACCATCGCCTCGGGCGCCACGCTCGTCTGGTCGCCCACTGCCGACACGACATTCTCCGGCGTCATCTCCGGGGACGGCGCGCTGACCAAATCCGGCACAGGCACGCTGACCCTGTCCGGGGCCAACACCTACACCGGCGCCACCGCCATTACCGGCGGCACCTTAAGCATCAGCTCGGTAGACAATCTGCAAGGCACAAGCGGCGTCACCCTCGCCGGCGGGACACTCCAGGCCACGGGTACACTGACACTGAACAAATCGATCGCCCTGGGTTCCGGCGGCGGCACCTTTGAAGTCGCCAACAGCGGCGATACCCTGACCCTTTCCGGCGTCATCACCGATGCCGTGTCAGGAACCGCCGGTTCCTTGACCAAAACCGGTTCCGGCACGCTCTACCTCACCGGCAACAACACCTACACCGGCGGGACCAACATCAACGGCGGCACGGTCAACATCGTGGCGGACGCCAACCTGGGCGACGCCTCCGGCGGCCTGACCTGCAACGGCGGCACCCTGCAAATCGGGGCTGATATCGTCTCCAGCCGCGACGTCACCCTCAATGCCGGCGGCGGCTCCTTCGACACCAACGGCCACGACCTGACCCTCAATGGCACGGTCTCAGGCTCCGGCGGCCTGACCAAGACCGGCGTCGGCACCCTGACCCTGTCCGGCGACGCCGCCTATACGGGCGCGACCTCCATCCAGGCCGGAACCCTGAGCCTTGGCGGCTCCTGCAGCTCCTCCTCGATAGCTGTTGCCTCAAGCGCGACCCTGAACTTCGCCCCGTCAAAAACAGTGACCTACGCCGGCAGCATCACCGGCAGCGGCCAAGTCACCAAAACCGGCGTCTACGCCCTGACCCTTTCCGGCGACAACAGCGGCTTCACCGGCGACTTGACCCTCGCCGGCGGCACCCTGTCCGTATCCAACGACAACAACCTCGGCGCGTCCACGGCCAGCCTGGCCTTTAACGGCGGGACCCTGGCGACCACGGCCGACATGACCATCGCCCAGTCCATTGCCGTCAATGCCGGGGGCGGCGTCCTGGACAACACCGGCAACGCCCTCACCCTGGCCAGTAGCCTGTCCGGTTCCGGTGATCTCACCTTGGCCGGGTCAGGAACGACCAACCTGGGCGCGACCTTTGACGGCTCCGCCTACAGCGGCGCACTGTCCGTCAGCAGCGGAACCCTGCACCTCGTTTCGGGAGAAAGCCTCGGCGGCACGCTGTCCATCGCCAGCGGGGCCACCCTCAACGGCGTCGGCACGGTGGGCAACCTGAGCGTCAGCGGCGTCATCTCGCCGGGCAATTCCCCCGGGGCCCTCACCGTCACCGGCGACTTCGTCCAAAGCGTGACCGGCGTCTACGTCTGCCAGGTGACGCCCACCGCCAACGATCTGATCGCCGTCACCGGCAACGCAACATTAAGCGGCACGATCTCCATCCAGCCGGAATACACGTATTACAACTCCGGGACAGTCTGGACCGTGCTCACCACGCAAACTGGCAGCATTTCCGGAACCTATTCCACCGTGACCTATGGAGCCACGCCGGAAAACTGGATCTTCGTGCCGGTGTATTCGGCCAACGCCGTCACCATCACCCTTGTGCGCCAATCGTATGCCACATCGAGCACGAGTTCCCAGGCCTCCTCGGTGGGCGCAGGCCTCGACGCCGTGGCCTACAACGCCACGGGCGAAATGGCCTCACTCATTAAAAACCTGGACTACTCTTACGGCACAACCACCGGTTACTCGCCGGCCAACGCTTTGACCAACTATGCGCTCAATGTCCTGAGCGCCGAAGTCTACGACGTGTTTTCCCAGAATGTTTTCGCAGCCGGCCGGCTGTTGACCTCGGCGCAGCACGCCGGACTGCACGAAGGAGAGGAGGGCGCGGGCCAGGGCTTCGCCAGCCCTCTGGAAATCGGCCCGGCCTCCCTGGCTTCGCAAAACAATCAGTATGGGCTTGGGCTTGATACGACCAGCGGCGGCGCATCCTCCCTGTCCTTGGGGCGTTTTGGCGTCTTCGTCAGGCCCATCGGTATGCGGGCCTTGCAGCAAGGCTCCTCAAGCCAGACCGGGTACGCCGCCGTTTCTTGCGGCATCACCGGCGGCGTGACCTACCGCCCGTTTTCGGAACTGACCCTGGCCCTGGCTCCCGGCTTCGTCACCCAGTCCATCAACATCCACAGCGAAGGCGGCGGCCAGGGCACGATCAGCGACTGGAGTCTCGGTTTCTTGGCCGCCTATCGAAGCGGCCCCTGGCACGCCGATGCCGGTGTGCGCGGCGCCTACAACACCTTTCGGTCCTCGCGCTCCCTGCCGTTGCCGAGCGGATCGTACACGACTAAAGGGAACTGGGAGGGTTGGAACGTGAACGTGTCCACTGGCGGCGGCTACGACTTCATGGCCGGGGACTACACCTTCGGCCCGTTGGCGGCGGCGTCCTGGCAGTGGCTGCACGAAAACGCCTTCCAGGAAACCGGCGCGGGCACCCTTGGCCAAAGCATTCGGGCCCGCGACACCCAGGCCCTCAACACGGTGCTCGGCGCGCGTGTGGCCCGGACCTTCGAGACGCCGGCCGGGGATGTGACGCCGGAAGTGCGCGTGGGGTGGAGTACCCAGTGGCTAGGCGAATCCCAAAACATCGTGGCCTCGTTCATTGGCTCCCCGGGGGCCGCCTATCAGGTGAAAAGCGCCAATCACGCGTATCACTCGGCGCTGGTCGACGTCGGAGTGAGCATGCGCGTGTCGTCGAAACTCTCGGCCACGGCCCGGGCCGGCATGGAACTGCTACGGCCGGGCTACGGGTCCCAGGCCGCCAGCATCGGGCTCAGATACACGTTTTAA
- a CDS encoding response regulator transcription factor, producing the protein MDNVAPSGVRVFLVDDHPVLRNGLSLLLTQSGHAVCGVAGSRAELLAAIEGSRADVALVDLSLAEESGLDLLDDLTARGVPALIYSMHEDSQSIERAFGRGAMGYVTKREVEDVLLTAIAAVAAGRRYTSPEVMRALADRVLGSKHDGEAALSQREEQILLGLGRGETSVEMSQTLNISFHTVETYYGRLLRKLGLSSMKELRKFAIRRRG; encoded by the coding sequence ATGGATAATGTTGCTCCATCCGGCGTGCGCGTCTTTCTGGTCGACGACCATCCGGTCCTGCGCAACGGCTTGTCGCTGCTGCTTACGCAAAGCGGGCATGCCGTGTGCGGGGTGGCCGGCAGCCGGGCGGAACTTTTGGCCGCCATCGAAGGTTCCCGGGCCGACGTGGCCCTGGTGGATCTGTCCCTGGCCGAGGAATCCGGGCTGGACCTGCTCGATGATCTCACGGCCCGGGGCGTGCCGGCGCTGATATATTCCATGCACGAGGACAGCCAGTCCATCGAGCGGGCCTTTGGTCGGGGAGCCATGGGCTACGTCACCAAGCGAGAGGTCGAGGACGTGCTCCTGACGGCCATCGCGGCGGTCGCTGCCGGTCGGCGCTACACCAGTCCCGAGGTCATGCGCGCGTTGGCCGACCGGGTGCTGGGATCGAAGCATGATGGGGAGGCCGCCCTCAGCCAGCGGGAGGAGCAGATCCTCCTCGGTCTCGGGCGCGGCGAGACGAGCGTCGAAATGAGCCAGACGCTCAACATCAGCTTCCACACCGTAGAGACCTATTACGGGCGGCTACTGCGCAAACTGGGCCTGTCCAGCATGAAGGAGCTGCGCAAGTTCGCCATTCGTCGGCGCGGTTGA
- a CDS encoding sensor histidine kinase has product MAERGLLDLAGWDLVGNGPVALNGQWEFYWDRLLAPEDFKPDLTPPQPSGFMNLPGTWKGQMLHGQPLPGQGQATLRLRLLPGPGEHQLALRLISIHAAYRLWVDGKLVAQSGELGRSSATETPHRSLVLARFASQGKPIDLVLQVSNHAFRRGGLLYPVLLGLPDQLDLIHIRIWSWSMFFVGSLLIMVAYHLVLYFLKRKESSTLYFSLGCLLLACYYVTSDPSDWLINMFIRKADPDIIQKISVISYPIMSSIVYRFYRSLYPFEFLRFIQNLCDLRNLAFVLIVLTQPNIVIYTMLYWFAISTVLFNCYFLVMLIVCVRRGRDGAIFLLLGYLSFSAATLSEIYGHIISFSEGSILLFGFLAFVLFQALALAQRFANAFTAVENLSADLRTEMDERTRLEREIINVSEEERRRLSHDLHDGLCQQLVGIRMRCAALARSAIPEQGVAEEVTAIFSLLKDSVSQAYDLSRGLWPVELAPGEVGASLADLVRRVGQSSGVKMQYFEELPCESCLNEHLVQLYRLAQEAVANAVKHARPGRIIVTLGCESDRRLTLTVRDDGVGRQAVRSAGGLGLRIMTYRASMIGATLSIDDAEGGGTVVTCSLACAAERTTREGTDG; this is encoded by the coding sequence ATGGCCGAACGCGGCCTGCTCGACCTGGCCGGTTGGGACCTCGTCGGGAACGGCCCGGTTGCCCTCAACGGCCAGTGGGAATTCTACTGGGACCGGCTCCTTGCCCCTGAAGACTTCAAACCCGACCTTACTCCGCCCCAGCCGTCCGGTTTCATGAATCTTCCTGGCACGTGGAAAGGCCAGATGCTCCACGGCCAGCCCTTGCCCGGCCAGGGACAGGCCACCTTGCGCTTGCGCCTGTTGCCGGGGCCCGGGGAACATCAGCTGGCTCTGCGGCTTATCAGCATCCACGCCGCCTACAGGCTGTGGGTCGACGGCAAGCTTGTCGCCCAAAGCGGCGAACTGGGGCGCAGCTCAGCTACCGAAACGCCGCATCGCTCCCTAGTGCTGGCCCGGTTTGCCAGCCAGGGCAAGCCCATCGATCTGGTGCTGCAGGTGTCCAACCATGCGTTTCGCCGGGGAGGGCTGCTTTATCCAGTCCTGCTTGGCCTGCCGGACCAACTGGACCTGATACATATCCGTATCTGGTCCTGGAGCATGTTTTTTGTTGGCAGCCTGCTGATCATGGTCGCATATCATTTGGTTCTCTATTTTCTAAAGCGAAAGGAATCATCTACGCTCTATTTCAGCTTGGGTTGCCTTTTGTTGGCCTGTTATTATGTCACATCTGACCCGTCTGATTGGTTGATAAATATGTTCATCCGGAAGGCAGATCCAGATATTATCCAAAAAATTTCAGTAATAAGCTATCCAATTATGTCTTCTATTGTATACAGATTCTATAGATCTTTGTATCCTTTTGAATTTTTACGCTTTATACAGAATCTGTGTGATTTGAGAAATCTTGCATTTGTCTTAATCGTGCTGACGCAGCCAAATATTGTCATCTATACCATGCTGTACTGGTTCGCAATATCAACCGTACTGTTTAATTGCTATTTTCTGGTCATGCTTATTGTCTGCGTGCGACGGGGTCGTGATGGAGCAATTTTCCTTTTGCTTGGATATCTTTCCTTTTCGGCCGCCACCTTGAGCGAAATTTACGGACATATCATCAGCTTTTCCGAGGGCAGCATCCTCCTGTTCGGCTTTCTTGCCTTTGTTTTGTTCCAGGCCTTGGCCTTGGCCCAACGCTTTGCCAACGCGTTCACGGCCGTGGAAAATCTGTCCGCCGACTTGCGCACGGAGATGGACGAGCGTACCCGACTGGAGCGGGAAATCATCAATGTCAGCGAGGAGGAACGCCGGCGCCTCAGCCACGATCTGCACGATGGGCTGTGCCAGCAGCTGGTGGGCATCAGGATGCGCTGCGCGGCCCTGGCCCGCAGCGCCATACCGGAGCAGGGCGTGGCCGAGGAAGTCACGGCCATCTTCTCGCTGCTCAAGGACTCGGTCAGCCAAGCCTACGACCTTTCCCGAGGTCTTTGGCCTGTGGAGCTCGCCCCTGGGGAAGTCGGGGCCTCCCTGGCCGATCTGGTACGACGCGTGGGGCAGTCGAGCGGAGTGAAAATGCAATATTTCGAAGAGTTGCCCTGTGAATCGTGCCTCAACGAGCACCTCGTCCAACTCTACCGCCTCGCCCAGGAGGCGGTGGCCAACGCCGTCAAGCATGCCAGGCCAGGCCGGATCATCGTCACCCTGGGTTGCGAGTCGGATCGGCGGCTGACCCTCACCGTGCGCGACGACGGCGTCGGCCGCCAGGCGGTCCGAAGCGCGGGAGGACTGGGGCTTCGCATCATGACCTATCGGGCGAGCATGATCGGGGCGACACTGTCCATAGACGACGCCGAGGGCGGCGGGACCGTGGTGACCTGTTCCCTGGCCTGCGCGGCGGAGCGGACGACACGGGAGGGAACCGATGGATAA